The Oscillatoria sp. FACHB-1406 genome includes the window GTACGAAGCCAACCGCAAAAAAGAAGAAATCGAACCGATCTTTAGCCGCGAAGGGCGAAGGTCATTCGCCCCTACCGACTCGCCAACGAATGGGCAAGAATTCCCCGATAACATCACCTGGACAGAAGCACTGCCCCAACTCCTCGCCCACCTCGCCCAAATCCTGCAAATCGACGACATCCTGCCCCACCTCAAAGGCGTTGACTCTCTCGTTCTCATCCCCCACCGCGACTTGCACCTGCTGCCCCTCCACGCGCTGTTCCAGTCCCCGTCTCCAACTCCCTCCTTTCCAGTCCCCACCTTAGCAAGGGGGGTTAGGGGGGATCGTTCGGACTCAAACAGTAAGCACAAAATCGCCATTTCCTACCGCCCCAACCTCACCTTCTCCACCGCAACGCCACCCACAACCCCCGAACCCGCGCTCCTCGCCATCCAAAACCCCAAAAGTAGCATTGCTACCGGCTCCTTACCCTGGGCAGAAACAGAAGTAGACTGCCTCGCCACCTTTTACGCCAGCACCCCCATTAATCGCGACAAAGCCACCCTCGAAACTATCTCCCGCGAAATCGTCCAACCGCGAGCCTTCTTTCACTTCGCCGGACACGGTAGCAGCGATGCTAGCCATCCTCGCCAATCCTGCCTTTACCTCAACGGCGAAGAAGTCCTCAGCGTTGGCGATTTGCTCGAACTGAAGCTGTCGCCCTACGAATTAGTCAGTCTTGCCGCTTGCGAAACCGCACTCAGCGGTACGAGCGAGTTCATCGACGAATATGTCGGCTTACCGAGCGCATTCCTGAAAAGCGGCGTGCAACAGGTTCTCAGCAGTCAGTGGGAAGTCGAATCGTTTGCGACTTTGCTAACGATGCTGGAATTTCACCGTCGCTATCGTCAAGGAATCCCCGCCCAGCGCGCGCTCCTTGAAGTGCAGGCGTGGCTGCGAAATTTAACCAAGGAAAGGTTGATTCAATGGCTGCTACAGGCACAAAACCTATGGCGTAATGAACCACTCTGGGGCGACAAACTCATCGAAGTCCGAGCTTGGCCGCCGGGACATCAACCCTATTGCAATCCAGTATATTGGGCGGCTTTCGTCCTCACAACCCGATAGCCAGACGTAGGGTGCGTTAGCGACAGCGTAACGCACCGTCATCCACCCAACATTTGTAGGGACGTTATATATAACGTCCCTACGCAGGGTTAGGAATTTGGTGGAGCGAATGAATAGCCGGTAGGGTGTGTTAGCGAAGCGTAACGCACCGTCAACTCTCATGCACCCAACCGAATATTTGTAGGGACGTTGTATACAACGTCCCTACGCAGGGTTAGGAATTTAGTGGAGCGAATGAATAGCCGGTAGGGTGTGTTAGCGAAGCGTAACGCACCGTCACCTCTCATGCACTTGATAATGTCCCCAAGCGGTGCGTTACGGCGTGCCGAAAAACCTATTCTTTAGCCCGAAATCTAGCCGCCTAACGCACCCTACAGACATTCGGTAGGGACGTTATATATAACGTCCCTACGCAGGGCGAGGAATTTGGTGGAGCGATATAGCATTTGCCCCTGTACTACAATAAAAATAGCGTTCCTCAGTATTCAGACCCTCTATGTTAGACGATCGCGCTTTACTTACGCTCAAAGCCTTTCTTGCTGCCTACACAGCCCAAAATTCGCCGCCCCTTCCCGAACTTTCAGCGATTGATGCCGATCTCGATAACCGAGTCAACGAACTCGATTCTGTTGCCCGCAACAATCCCCAACTCAGCGAAAATTATCAACAAGCCAGAACGTTACTATCGTCAGCAGCGAGTAAACGTAAAGCGGGACTTTATGCAACGCCTAAGCCGCCGGAACCGAGGCGGGATGATAGTAAAGATGTTGAGAATATTATCCGAATTGTAGACCAGATGACGGAAGAGGAACTCCGAGCGCGGCTGCGGCAATCTGATAATCGATAACCCATCTCGGCGCGAGTCTTTGTCCCTCATTTATTGATTTGAAAAACCTCGATATTCATTCTTCACTCTCCACGATTCACTGTGAACGATCTGCCCAAAATCGGCTATCTTAATCTCGATATTTTCTGCTACGATTACCGCGAGGGATTGGGACAGCGCCCTGAAGAGTTGGAAGCCAATCGATCGCATTTTTTAAATCGTTTAGCGGATGCACCCCTCACGTCGCAGCAAACACAAGAGTTGAGGGAGCGCGAGCAAAGTAATAACAGGTTTATGCCGTTGTTGACTGCGCCTTACGTTCAGCCGTTGCGGGAACCAATCGATGGTTATTTTTATCCGGTAAAATTGGGCGATAGCTATGGGTTACAAATCAATTGTGCGGGTTATCGAAACTGGCAAAATAGGGCTTGCACGCCGGAAGATTTAAAGGAAATTTATCGGCTGCTTGCAGAACGCCACAGAACGCCGGGACAGTTGGGAGAAACTTGGTTGGTTTGGGGAAAGTTGGCGGAAGAATGTCGAGAGGAGGATTTATCTAAGTTAGCGATCGAGCTAATGAGAAGTCTCGGTCGAACGGTCGATTCGAGTTGGAATAAGGAGGGGGAAAATCAATGTTTTTGGCAGGGCGCGACGCTGTTTGAATTTTCAGAGTTGCCGGGACAAGCGCATTCAATCCATCAACAAAAGCCTCAAGTTTTAATCTGTTTATTTCCGCATAATGTCCCCGATGAAACTGTAGTGCAGTTGGTGACGACCGAGCTTTATCCAAACTTGATGGAACTTTGTTATTACCGCAGCAAAATCCTCTGGATTTATGGGGAAACTCGTAAAATAAAGCAAAGTTTGAAGGCACAAGCGCCGGAAGTTCGCAGCATTGTTACGGCAACGCAATCGAGTTCTCTTACCCTCGCGAATACCCTCGATCGCTTACAAGAAAATCTTGAAGGCGGCTTGACAACTTACCAAAAATATGCACAGTGGATAAGTTATTTAGAAGAATATCGCTATGCTTTACAGGTCAATTGCGATAACTACGAAAAGCGATTTTTGCGGTTATTAAAGAGCGATGCGCCGCAGGGGGGAAGTTTTTTCTTGGACTTTCACGATTACATTACCGAGCAGTTTATTCCCCAAGTGACAAACGATTATAATACGCTATTTGCGAGCTTAAAATTAATCGACAATCAGCTTAAAACAACGGAAGGTCAAATCCGCTTAGAACAAACGCGGGTGGAGTCAGTCCAAGGAGAGCGCGATCGCAACATCGAAAACCTCATCGGCGCGGCGAGTGTGGGTTTGGGCGTATCTTCAACGGCGGCGAGCGCTTGGGCGGGGCAAATCCCAAAACCGCTTTATGTATTTGGATTTAGTCTGGGATTGGGGATTATATCGGCGATTTTAACTTACGCGATCGCGCGTTGGATTCGGCGGTGAAGAAAAGCTTGTAATTCGTAATTCATTGCTGACTTGAAATTTAAGACAATCGCTACGGATTAGTGGGTAGGGTGCGTTAGGCGCGGGCTAAGATCGGGTGAAAAAAGAGCAGATTTTGTTTGCGCCGTAACGCACCAATAATGTTCGTTCGGTGCGTTACGCTTCGCGCTCCGCACCCTACGGGTTGACGGATTTGTAAGCTTTAGAAGGCTTGCTCGACTTCAGAAATTTCGGGGATGAGTTCCCGCAAGCGGCGTTCGATGCCCATTTTGAGCGTCATTGTGGAACTGGGGCAGGAACCGCACGCGCCTTGCAAGCGCAATTTTACGATCGGTCCGTCAATTTCGACTAATTCGACGTTACCGCCATCGGCCATTAGGTAAGGGCGCAGTTCATCTAAAACTTGTTCGACGTTATCGGGAGTGAGGGTTAAAGTTGCCATTTTTTTTTGCTCTGTGCTGACATTTAAGTCTCTTTACTCTATCGAAAAACTGGGGACAGAAAACTCATCCGGTGGAACCTCGCGATCGCCGATCGCGTCATCGGCGATGATTCTACTTACGGTTTGGCTATCTTCGTTTGCCATCCGTTAGAGCGCAGAACCTATATTTTTAATGATGAAAAACAAGTTATACCAACCTCAATCGGCAGCGATCGCGTTTAGTTCGGCGATCGCGCTATTCTGGAGCTTAGCGGGCAACCCCGCTTTTGCTGGCGATTTCTTCCGCACCCAAAACCAACGCGATATCGGCCCTCAAACCGAAGCGGCGTTTGAAGCGGTATTCGTTGAAGGAAACTACCCCAAAGCCGAAGGCTACCTCAAACAAGCCCTCGCTACCGAAAAAGACGATCCCTTAGTCTATGCAATGCAGGCTTCCTTAGCCTACGGCAACCAAGACTCGAGCGCGATCGCGCCCGCCGCCGCCAACACCCTCGCCGCCGCCCAGCGCTTACTCCCCAGCGATCCTTTGCGCGGCAACCTCTACCTCGCGATCGGTCATTTTATCGAAGGGGCGAGTCTGATTCAAACTCAAGGACCGATCGGCGCGCTGCCT containing:
- a CDS encoding NifU family protein, which codes for MATLTLTPDNVEQVLDELRPYLMADGGNVELVEIDGPIVKLRLQGACGSCPSSTMTLKMGIERRLRELIPEISEVEQAF